From the Oscillospiraceae bacterium genome, one window contains:
- a CDS encoding GHKL domain-containing protein: MDYYWYIIIGAVFIGTVLGIILWQRAYTRKLVNKSISEYQSDLITKHCEEVENIYTKMRGWRHDYRNHIQVMKVYLDDGETEKLGSYLEDLKLDLNSVDTVVKTGNTMIDAILNSKLSLAYKRDIDVSVKAVVPKDIGIPDIDLCVIIGNLLDNAMEACAKTDTDARPWMRIFIGVLKGQLYVSVSNSMTGDVQRTRKSDENVPAMYATTKNGNTEHGYGLIRIDDIAARHNGYVNRQHEDGVFATEVLLPLIK, translated from the coding sequence ATGGATTATTATTGGTACATTATAATCGGTGCGGTTTTCATCGGCACGGTTCTCGGTATCATCCTTTGGCAGCGTGCCTACACCAGAAAGCTCGTCAACAAATCCATTTCGGAATACCAAAGCGATCTCATCACCAAACACTGCGAAGAGGTCGAGAACATCTATACCAAAATGCGCGGCTGGCGGCACGATTACCGCAACCACATTCAGGTTATGAAGGTCTACCTCGACGACGGTGAAACCGAAAAATTAGGCAGTTATCTCGAGGATTTGAAACTCGACCTCAACAGCGTCGATACGGTGGTCAAAACCGGCAATACCATGATCGACGCCATCTTAAACAGTAAACTCTCGCTGGCTTATAAACGCGATATCGACGTCAGCGTCAAAGCGGTTGTCCCGAAGGACATCGGCATCCCCGATATCGACCTCTGCGTCATCATCGGAAACCTGCTTGATAACGCCATGGAAGCCTGCGCAAAAACCGATACGGATGCACGTCCTTGGATGCGCATCTTCATCGGCGTGTTAAAAGGGCAGCTCTATGTCTCCGTCAGCAATTCGATGACCGGAGATGTTCAAAGAACGCGAAAATCGGACGAAAACGTTCCCGCCATGTATGCCACAACTAAGAACGGAAATACGGAGCATGGTTATGGCCTGATTCGTATCGACGATATTGCCGCCCGCCACAACGGCTATGTCAACCGCCAGCACGAAGACGGCGTTTTCGCAACCGAAGTTTT